From the genome of Amycolatopsis granulosa:
GCCCAGGCGGTCCAGTTCGGCGGACAACGTCGCGGTCTCCGCGGGCGCGGGAAACTTGTCCTCGGCGCCGAAGAGCCCGAGCAACGGGCAGGACAGGCCCGGCGCGAGGCCGAGCAGCGGCCTCATCCCGGCCATCTGCGGCGGCGGGTCGTTGACGACGAACGCGCCGTAGCAGTCCACGGCCGCGTCGACCTCGATGCTGCACGCGGTGAGGAACGTCTGCCGTCCGCCGGAGCAGTACCCGATCACCCCGATCCTGCCGTTGGCGCCCTCGATGCCCCGGAGATGGGTGATCGCGCCCTGGACGTCGCCGACCAGCCGGTCGTCCGGCACCCCGCCCCGCGCGCGGGCCGTTGCGGCCGCGTCGTCCGGATCGGCGCCCGGAGCTTCACGCCAGTAGAGGTTCGGGCAGATCGCGTGGTAACCGTGCACGGCGAACCGCCGGACGATCTCCTTGGTCGCCGCGTCGTAGCCGGGCATGTGGTGGATCACCACGACCCCGCCGCGCGGCGCCGGGTCGAGCGGCCTGGCCAGGTACGCCTCGATCCCGTCACCACCGTGCCCGGTGATCATGACGGTCTCCGCCCGCATCGCATCGGTCATGCCGCCAGCCTGGCACGCCGCGCGACGCACGTCACACCGGAAAGATCGCCTGGGTGGTGGCGAATCCGGCGAACGCGGCACCGATCCCCGCGGCGATCGTGATCACGACGTTCATCGCCGCGTAGAAGTACGCCTTCTGCTCGATCAGCCGCAACGTCTCGAAGCTGAACGTGCTGTAGGTCGTGAGGCCCCCGCAGAAGCCGGTGCCGAGGAGGGTGAACAGCGGCCCGGGCAGCGTCGCGCCGGCCAGGGCGCCGAGGACGAGGCAGCCGGTCAGGTTGATCAGCAGCGTGCCCCAGGGGAACGGCCCCCCGTGCCGCGCCTGCACGGTCCGGTCGGTGAGGTAGCGCAGCGGCGCACCGACCATCGCGCCGGCGATGACGAGCAGAGCCGTCATCGGCCTGCCAGCCGGCGGGTCAGGGCGGCACCGGCGAAGACGGCGACCATGGCCGCCAGCAGGGTCCCGGCCAGGTAGGCGAACGCGACGGCCACCAGGCCCGGCGACAGGAGGTTGTGGAACTCGACGGCGTAGGTCGAGAACGTGGTGAAGCCGCCGAGGACGCCGACGCCGAGGAAGGGCCGGACCAGCGGGTGGGCCACGCGGATCTCGGTGACGATCACCATCAGGACGCCGATCAGGAAGCACCCGGCGACGTTGGTCGCGAACGTCGCCCACGGGAAGTGGCCGGGAGCCGTCGGCCAGGCACGGGTCAGGCCGAACCGGGCGAGCGCGCCGAGCCCGCCGCCGATCGCGACCGCCGTGACGGTGGGTAGCTGCGAAGGGCGGGGCGGGGCGGTCGCGCGGGGATCACCGCTCACGGCCACCACCGTAACGCGTCAGTCCGCCTGCTTCGGCTCCTCGGTCAGGTCCTCGAGCAGGCGGTCGAAGTCGAACTCCTCGCGCAGTGCCTCGAAGATCGGCGTGTCGTTGCGGACGCGCTCGTCGGTCTTGCTCATTTCGCATCTTCTCCCTCGCCCGCGCGTGCACTCCCGCACGGTTCGTTTTCGCAGGAAGAGCGCTCTCCCCTCGCCCTTGATGTCCTACGATTGGGTTAACGGAAGGTAATATTACCTACCGAGCGTAAACACGCAGGGGACAACAGCGGAAGCACAACGCAGATCACACCGTGACAAGGTGCCGCCGGCGAGCGATACTGGTCAGTAGAGGCGGTGCGGGCGATGGCACTCCACGATGAGGAACAGCGACGGCTGTTGGAGATCGAGCGGCAACTGGCCGCGGAAAACCCACGCCTGGCGCAGCGTCTGGCCGAGCTCCGGCCCATGCGCCTGTCCGGCATCCTGCTGTCGGTGCTCGGCATTCTCTGCTCCCCGGTGGCCGGGTTGTTCCTGCTGGTCGTCGCGGCCCAGTCGCACGTGCTGGTCCTCTACGTGATCGGCACCGTGTTCACCTCCGTCCTGCCCACGGCGCTGATCTGGCGCGCCTGGCTGCACCGGCTGCCCTAGCCCCGCGGACCGCTATTCGGCCCGGGTGGAATCGCTCGGCGGTTCCGGCGAGGGCCGGGTGTCGCGCACGGCCTGGTTCGACAGGAAGTTCGGGGTGACGAACCACAACGTCGCGAAGGTGAGGCCGACCAGCACCGCCACGACCGCCATCGCGACGGGGCCGTAGACGACCTTCGCGATCAGCGACACCGTCGCGGTGATCGCCGCCGCCAGGCAACCCAGCCCGGCCAGCACGGCGCGGTTGCCGGCGCGCAGGATGTCGTCCCGCCGGCCGGCGCGGAACAGGATCCGGTGCCACGCCGCCGGCGCCGACAGCAGCGCCGTGGACAGCACCGCCAGCAGGACCGCGACCAGGTGCACCGCCTTCTCGAACCCGCTGGCCGACCGGAACTGGGCGGTGAACACCACCGACAGCAGGAACCCGAACAGGATCTGCACGCCGGCCTGGGCCACGCGCAACTCGCCGAGCAGCTCGTTCACGTTCCGCGCGAGGCGCTGGTTCGGGGTCTCTTCGTCGCGACCGGCCACAGGGATCAGCCTATGGGAGGATGTGCGTGGTCACCGGGTGGACGGGCCGAGGCGGTGCTGTCGCACGTTTTCAGCAGAACCAGGGCTCGATCTCCTCCCCGTGGGGCTGCACATCGCTGAAGTGCCCGGCGTAGAAACCGAGCGGCTGCCCGTCGTTGCTGCACACCGCGGTGACGGCCCCGAGGACAATGGTGTGGTCGCCGGCCTCGACGGTCCTGCTGACCTCGCAGTCGAGATGGGCGAGGGAGCCCGGGACGACCGGCACGGAATGGCTCCCGTAGGACGGCTCGAGATCCGCGAAGTGGTCCGCACCGCGTTGGGCGAAGCGCAACGCGATCTCCTTCTGGCGGCGGGCCAGGATGTTGACGACGAACCGTCCCGCGTGCTCGACGGCAGCCGCGCTGCGCGCGCCGTGGTTGAAGCAGACCAGGAGCAGCGGCGGCTCCAGCGAGACCGAGGTCAGCGAGTTGACGGTCATGCCGTGCGGGCCGCTCTCGTCCTCGGTGGTGATCACGGCCACTCCGGTGGCGAAGCGGCCCATGGCCCGGCGCATCGTCAGTGGGTCGATCGTGGGGGTGGACATGTGCGCGCTCCCGTCAGGACCCGGCCGGGTAGCGCACCTCGAAGGTGAGCACGCCGTCCTCCGAGCGCCACGGGCCGTGCGGCATGCCCGGCGGCCGGCAGGCGTACTCACCCGCCGTGAAGGTCCGCCCCAGGGTCAGGTCCACGAACGAGCCCTCCAGGATGTAGACCTCCTCCCAGAACTCGTGCCGCTGCACCCCGGTCGCGCTGGAGTCCGCCCCGGGCTCGTACCGCAGGATCCGGGTAGCCACGCCGGTGTCCGGGTCCCGCGACAGGATTCGCTCGGTGATCAGCGGGTTGTCTCCTGCGCAGACGGTGAACTCGACGTCGGTGACCGGGAAGAACTCGTACTCGGGTTTCATCACGCCTCCGTTCCGTAGGAGCCGAGGAAGGCGTCGACGGCCCGCACCGGCGTGCTGTAGTCGAAGTTGCGGAACGCGTACCCCTTCACGACGAACGGGGCGCCGGCGTAGAACAACTCGTACTGCTGGTGCCGCCCGGCGAATTCGCTGCCGACTGCATCCCACGCGAGCTTGAACAGCTTCACCCGTTCGACGGCGTCGACACCCGGGCTGCTGACGTAGCGCTCCATGTCGTCGCGGGTGGTTGCGCCGACCAGCTCCGCGACGCTCGACGGCACCTGCAACACACCACCTCCCGCCAGCTCCCGCAGGATGCCGATGACCCGCGGGTGCACCTCGGCCTGCAGGCCCATCGCGCCGTACAGCGCCTGACCGCCGGGGCGCAGCAGTCCCTGGTCGTCCGGCGCTGCCGTGTACTCGGCGGCCAGCACCCCGGACCGGACGACACTGACCAGGCTGGCGAGCTCGCCGAGCTTCTCGACGACGCCGGGGAACTTGTCCACGCCGTTCACCGCAGCGATCTTGCGGGCGATGCCGGCCAGGAAGCCCAGCTTGGTGGCGAAGCGGATCTGGGCCTGCCAGTTGCCCAGCGCGTGCGCCCCGGTGTCGAAGAACTGCTTCCGCAACCCGGCGACGTCCTTGAAGACGAACACGTCCTTCCACGGGATGAACACGTCGTCGAACACGAGCAGCGCGTCCGTCTCGTCGTACCGCGCACTCAGCGGGTAGTCGAACGCGCTGGTGGTCGCGGTGGCGTAGGGGCGGCGGCAGTACAGCGTCAGTCCCGGTGCGTTCACCGGCACGGTGAAGCTGTTGGCGAAGTCCTGGTCCTCGGCCTGCAACGGCTTGATGCAGGACACCAGGATCTCGTCGGCCACGGCACCGCCGGTCGCCAGCATCTGGGCACCGCGGACCACGATGCCGTCGTCGCGCACCTCCTTGACGCCGACCTGGACGAGGTCCCCCTCCCACGCGTGCGCGGTGGTGGCGCGGGAGACCTGGGGCGGGATGATCGCGTACGACACGTACAGGTCGTTCTCGACGACCCGCCGCTGGAAGTCCAGCACGTTCTGCCGCAGGCCGTGCTCGTCGCCGAACGCCTCCGGGTGGGCGCTGAACGCGGCCAGGAAGGCGCCGACGTGGTCGGGTGAGCGTCCCACCCAACCGTGGGTGTGGTCGGCCCAGACCTGGGCGGCGGTCCGCCACGAGCGCAGGTCCTCCGGCGAGCGCGGCGGCAGGTAGAGCCGGTTCACCGGCTCGCCGGTAACCGGGCCCGGGGCTTGCATCCCGTTGGCGGGATCAGCTGCCAGGTCGAAGAGTTCGGCGATCGTCGCGGCGATCGGGGCGAACGCCGGGTGCGACGAGACGTCGTCGACCGGGGCGCCGTCGACGATGACGCGGCGTCCGTCGTCGAGCGAGGCGAGATAGTTCTTGCCGGTACGCATCAGGTGCTCCTCACTCTTGCGTGGTAGGTGTGTTCGATGGGGTCGAATCCGGGGACGTGCAAACTCAGCCGCCAGTCGCGGCCGTAGCGGAACGCGCCGTCCAGCAGCGGCAGGGTGCCGCCGAACAGGACGAGGACGGAGTGGTCGGAGCCGTCGGTGGGTGGGCGGCCCCGGCTCTCCAGGACGTCGACGGCCGGCAGCAGGCCGGCCAGGGTGCCCTCCTGGTAGGGCTCGTGGTCGACCCAGCTCCGCGCGACGATGTCGTCCCAGGGCAGGGCCGACGGGTCGGCGCCGAGGTCGATCACGGACCGGGCGACGGGCTTGGGGCAGGCCGCTTTGGACCCGGCGATGCTCTGCCGTTCCAGTGCCCGGTCGGTGTGGTCGGAGCCGACGGTGAGGTAGTGGTGCCCGCCGGTCACGATCAGCACGGGCTCGACCTCGCCGGAGGTGCTCGGACCGCTCACCGTCACCTCGGCCGCGCAGGTGAGGAGTCCGGGGTCGAGGTCGAAGAACGCCGGGACCGTTTCCGGCTCCGGTACGCCGATCGCGGCGAGCTCGGCGATGTGGTGCCGAACGGCGGCCTGATCGCGGCCGGTGTAGCCGGCGATCGTGAGATCGGTCGGGGTGAGCAGCACGTCACCCCCACCGGCGATCGTGAAGCGCAGCGCCGTCATGCGAGCACCTCCTCCGCGGGACGGCCGGTCCAGCGTCGGTCGGCGAGTGCCGGGAACTCCGCACGGACCCGGCGGGGCAGTCCGGGATCCAGGTCGACGTGCGTGAAGCCCTCGTCGCGACCCGCCTCGGCCAGTACTTCGCCGGTTGGGTCGACCACCCGCGAGTGCCCACCGAGCTCCACCCCGTGCTGGGTGCCGACGGCGTTCGCGGCGATCAGGTAGGCCTGCTGCTCGACGGCGCGCACCTCGGTGAAGAGCCGCCAGTGCGCCAGCCGGGCAGCCGGCCACGCCGCGCACACGGCGAACTGCTCGGCCCCGGTGTCCACCATGCTCCGGAACAGCTCGGGGAAACGCAGGTCGTAACAGGTCGTGATGCCCGTGGGTACTCCGCCGATCTCGCTCACCGTGACGTCGGCACCCGAGGTCAGCAGCTGGGATTCCCGCGACCCGTAACCGAAGAGGTGCACCTTGCGGTACACGGCGCGGATCCGCGCGTCCGGTCCGAGCACGACCGAGGTGTTGTGCAGCAGGCCGCGCTCGTCCCGTTCGACGAAGCTGCCCAGGTGCACGTGCAGCCGGAACTCGGTGGCCCACTCGCGTGCCGCCGACACCGTCGTGCCGTCCAGCGCTTCGGCGCCGTTTTCGTAGGCGTCGAAGGCGAAGTAGCCCATGGTCCACAGCTCGGGCAGGACGAGCAGGTCGGACTCCCGCAGGTCCGGTTCGGCGAGCACGGCGCGCGACACCCGGCGCAACCGGGCCTGCGGGCTTTCGTCGTCTCGGCTGGCGATCTGCAACAGGCTGACGCGCATGATCAGGTCCTGCTGTCCGGAAAGAACCGCATTGGTCGCTCCGCATCTCTACGCTGGAATTCGGTACGTCGAGTCTGCGAGAAGCACCGGGGCGCAACTACCGCCTGGACGAACTCCCACGATCGGATCCGCGCAGCACGGCCGACGGGGAGACGCCGAAGCGCTGCTTGAACTGCGCGGCGAAATCTCCGAGATGGACGAAGCCACAGCCCAGCGCCGTCGCCGTCACCGTGGTCGCGTCCGGCGCGGCCGCGGCCAGCAGGTCGTGGGCACGGTCGAGGCGCTCCGCGCGCAGCCACTCGCGCGGAGACAGGCCGACCTCACGGCGGAACCCGATCTGCAGGCTCCGCAGCGAGACGTCGCACTGCCGCGCCACATCAGCCAGCGACAACGGCTCGGACAGGTGGGCCAGCATGTACTCCATCGCGCGCCGGACACGGCTCGTTGACGGGGACGCGGCCGTGCCCCCGAACCGGTCGGACAGATTGCTCGGGTGGCTGAGCAGCAAGGTCTCGACCAGCAGCGAGTCGAGCTGGTGGACCAGCCGCAACCGACCGTCGAGGCGCGGGTCGCCGACCAGCCGGACGGCGGCCTCGATGAGCGCCAGCAGCCCGCCGGAGACTCGGTGCACGGCGAGTTCGAACTGGACCGGCACCGACCCGGTGGTGCCGGCGAGCACTGCTGCCGTCCGCTCGACCCGCCGCCGATCCAGCCGCAGCACGATCTGGTCGAACTCGCCGTCGATCTCGAACCGGAAGTCGCCGTACGGGCTGACGACCGACGCCGTACCGGCCTCCAGGATCGCGGCCTGTCCGCCGTAGCGGTACCGGGCCCGGCCGGAGATGGGCAGGGTGAGGAGGAAGTTGTCCTCCTCCGGCGTCACCTCGGAAACGGTGACGTCGGCCCCGTAGTACAGGCGGTTCAGCGAGAGGGATCCGCTGCCGAGGTGATCCAGACGGGTGGCGAGGCGGCCGCCGCGGCCACGCAGCCGCAACGCGTGCGGCCGCAGGGCGGACGTGCAGGCGTCCACCACCGCGTCGGCGTTCTCGGTGGCGGCCAGCAGCCGGGTGCCCTGGCCCCGGACGAGGTTCGCCAGTTCCGCGATGGACATGGTTCAGCTCCTCACGCAAGGGCCAGGGACCCGGTACTGGTCTCAGCCGGCTGTTTCGAGATGCGCCACGAGCTCGTCGTTGAACGGCCGGCCGATCCGCTGGACGGCATGCGGACTGCCCGGGAACAGCACGCGCTTGGCGGGGAGCGCGAGCGCGAGCGCGTCGGCCACGTCCTCGAATCCGGGCGTTCCGCCACCGGTCACGACCAGCTTGGGGAACGGTGCCCTGGCGAGTTTCTCCACGGGCGCCCCGGTCTCCCACGGCCGTTCGGTCGTCAGGTTGCGGACTGCCTCCCGCATCGCCGCCGGGAGCGGCGACGGCAGCTGGAGGTCGATGTCGAGCACCTTCAGGAACCCGGCTGCGAACGACTCCAGGTCCCGGCTGTCCGCCCCGGCCCAGTACTCGCGGAGTGCGACGCCCAGCGCGTCGGCCGCCGGCCGGCCGGCCCCGTTGGGCAGGGCCGGTGGCTCGATCACGGTGAGCGAGCGCACCTTCTCCGGCGCCAGGGCCGCGGCCCGCATGGCGACCACGCCACCCATCGACGTGCCGACCAGGTGGGCACCGTCCTCGCCGAGGAACTCGACGATCTCGGCGGCATCGCGGTCCGGATCGATCCTGTCCGTCATCGGGCTGGGCCGGTATCCACGGCGGTACGGCGCGACGATCCGGTAGCGGTCGGCCAGCACCTGCTGCTCGCCGAACGCGGCAGCCGCGGAACTCAGGCTGCCGTGCACCATGACGATGCGGGGACCGGAGGTTCCCCACCGCTCCGCGGCGAGCCCGCTCATGCCGGCTTCCCGTTGAGGGCCGCCTCGGCCTCAGCCCGGGCGAAGACACCGTTGTCGATGTCCAGCCGCCGGGTCCGGAACCGCCAGCCCTCCGGGGTCCGCTCCACGACGTCGCGGTAGATGCCGGAGGCGATGATGTACGGCGGCTTCTCGACTTGCAGCTTGGTGACGGCGCACGTGATGGTCGCCGTGTCACCGTCGCCGTCGACCACGTAGTTCGTCATGAGGTGGCGGGCGCCGTCCTCCTTGCCGGCCGCGATGTGCGCGTCGATGAACCCGCGGATCGCCGCGTGCCCGGTGAAGGTGCCGTACGTGGCGACGAACTCGCCGTCCGGCAGCCACGCACCCACCCACGCGTCCACGTCGTGGTCGTCGAGCGCGCGCATGTGCGTGTTCGACAGCTCGACGATCGCCAGCTTGTCCGCCACGGATAGGGACATGTTGACTCCTCAATTGCCGGCGGGCTTCGCCGGCAATTCGCCGCCGCGGCCCGATCCGCTCGATTTGGTGCGTTGAGTCTGGGATCGGGGCCGGTCCGCCGATAGCGCGTACGCGAACGACGGCTATCAGGTTCGCGACGAGGCGGTGCCGTACGGAGGCCGGCGGAGCACGGCCGACGGGACCTCGCCGAACCGAGACCTGAACCGGGCAGCGAAGTCACCCAAGTGCACGAATCCGCAGCTCAAAGCGGTCGCGGTGACCGTCACGCCGTCCGGATCCGCCGCCGACAGCTGCGCGTACGCACGGTCGAGCCGCTCGGCGCGCAGCCACTCTCCGGGTGACATGCCGAGCTCGCGCCGAAAGCCGGCTTGCAGACTCCGCAGCGTCACCCCGCAG
Proteins encoded in this window:
- a CDS encoding dienelactone hydrolase family protein; its protein translation is MTDAMRAETVMITGHGGDGIEAYLARPLDPAPRGGVVVIHHMPGYDAATKEIVRRFAVHGYHAICPNLYWREAPGADPDDAAATARARGGVPDDRLVGDVQGAITHLRGIEGANGRIGVIGYCSGGRQTFLTACSIEVDAAVDCYGAFVVNDPPPQMAGMRPLLGLAPGLSCPLLGLFGAEDKFPAPAETATLSAELDRLGKPHEFHTYAGAGHGFFAVDRPSYRPEAAVDGWRRIVDFFGKHLAA
- a CDS encoding fluoride efflux transporter FluC, which translates into the protein MTALLVIAGAMVGAPLRYLTDRTVQARHGGPFPWGTLLINLTGCLVLGALAGATLPGPLFTLLGTGFCGGLTTYSTFSFETLRLIEQKAYFYAAMNVVITIAAGIGAAFAGFATTQAIFPV
- the crcB gene encoding fluoride efflux transporter CrcB, with amino-acid sequence MSGDPRATAPPRPSQLPTVTAVAIGGGLGALARFGLTRAWPTAPGHFPWATFATNVAGCFLIGVLMVIVTEIRVAHPLVRPFLGVGVLGGFTTFSTYAVEFHNLLSPGLVAVAFAYLAGTLLAAMVAVFAGAALTRRLAGR
- a CDS encoding DUF3040 domain-containing protein, whose product is MALHDEEQRRLLEIERQLAAENPRLAQRLAELRPMRLSGILLSVLGILCSPVAGLFLLVVAAQSHVLVLYVIGTVFTSVLPTALIWRAWLHRLP
- a CDS encoding DUF6328 family protein, with amino-acid sequence MAGRDEETPNQRLARNVNELLGELRVAQAGVQILFGFLLSVVFTAQFRSASGFEKAVHLVAVLLAVLSTALLSAPAAWHRILFRAGRRDDILRAGNRAVLAGLGCLAAAITATVSLIAKVVYGPVAMAVVAVLVGLTFATLWFVTPNFLSNQAVRDTRPSPEPPSDSTRAE
- a CDS encoding flavin reductase family protein gives rise to the protein MSTPTIDPLTMRRAMGRFATGVAVITTEDESGPHGMTVNSLTSVSLEPPLLLVCFNHGARSAAAVEHAGRFVVNILARRQKEIALRFAQRGADHFADLEPSYGSHSVPVVPGSLAHLDCEVSRTVEAGDHTIVLGAVTAVCSNDGQPLGFYAGHFSDVQPHGEEIEPWFC
- a CDS encoding cupin domain-containing protein, yielding MMKPEYEFFPVTDVEFTVCAGDNPLITERILSRDPDTGVATRILRYEPGADSSATGVQRHEFWEEVYILEGSFVDLTLGRTFTAGEYACRPPGMPHGPWRSEDGVLTFEVRYPAGS
- a CDS encoding 4-hydroxyphenylacetate 3-hydroxylase family protein; its protein translation is MRTGKNYLASLDDGRRVIVDGAPVDDVSSHPAFAPIAATIAELFDLAADPANGMQAPGPVTGEPVNRLYLPPRSPEDLRSWRTAAQVWADHTHGWVGRSPDHVGAFLAAFSAHPEAFGDEHGLRQNVLDFQRRVVENDLYVSYAIIPPQVSRATTAHAWEGDLVQVGVKEVRDDGIVVRGAQMLATGGAVADEILVSCIKPLQAEDQDFANSFTVPVNAPGLTLYCRRPYATATTSAFDYPLSARYDETDALLVFDDVFIPWKDVFVFKDVAGLRKQFFDTGAHALGNWQAQIRFATKLGFLAGIARKIAAVNGVDKFPGVVEKLGELASLVSVVRSGVLAAEYTAAPDDQGLLRPGGQALYGAMGLQAEVHPRVIGILRELAGGGVLQVPSSVAELVGATTRDDMERYVSSPGVDAVERVKLFKLAWDAVGSEFAGRHQQYELFYAGAPFVVKGYAFRNFDYSTPVRAVDAFLGSYGTEA
- a CDS encoding DUF2848 family protein, whose product is MTALRFTIAGGGDVLLTPTDLTIAGYTGRDQAAVRHHIAELAAIGVPEPETVPAFFDLDPGLLTCAAEVTVSGPSTSGEVEPVLIVTGGHHYLTVGSDHTDRALERQSIAGSKAACPKPVARSVIDLGADPSALPWDDIVARSWVDHEPYQEGTLAGLLPAVDVLESRGRPPTDGSDHSVLVLFGGTLPLLDGAFRYGRDWRLSLHVPGFDPIEHTYHARVRST
- a CDS encoding carbon-nitrogen family hydrolase gives rise to the protein MRVSLLQIASRDDESPQARLRRVSRAVLAEPDLRESDLLVLPELWTMGYFAFDAYENGAEALDGTTVSAAREWATEFRLHVHLGSFVERDERGLLHNTSVVLGPDARIRAVYRKVHLFGYGSRESQLLTSGADVTVSEIGGVPTGITTCYDLRFPELFRSMVDTGAEQFAVCAAWPAARLAHWRLFTEVRAVEQQAYLIAANAVGTQHGVELGGHSRVVDPTGEVLAEAGRDEGFTHVDLDPGLPRRVRAEFPALADRRWTGRPAEEVLA
- a CDS encoding helix-turn-helix domain-containing protein — protein: MSIAELANLVRGQGTRLLAATENADAVVDACTSALRPHALRLRGRGGRLATRLDHLGSGSLSLNRLYYGADVTVSEVTPEEDNFLLTLPISGRARYRYGGQAAILEAGTASVVSPYGDFRFEIDGEFDQIVLRLDRRRVERTAAVLAGTTGSVPVQFELAVHRVSGGLLALIEAAVRLVGDPRLDGRLRLVHQLDSLLVETLLLSHPSNLSDRFGGTAASPSTSRVRRAMEYMLAHLSEPLSLADVARQCDVSLRSLQIGFRREVGLSPREWLRAERLDRAHDLLAAAAPDATTVTATALGCGFVHLGDFAAQFKQRFGVSPSAVLRGSDRGSSSRR
- a CDS encoding alpha/beta fold hydrolase — translated: MSGLAAERWGTSGPRIVMVHGSLSSAAAAFGEQQVLADRYRIVAPYRRGYRPSPMTDRIDPDRDAAEIVEFLGEDGAHLVGTSMGGVVAMRAAALAPEKVRSLTVIEPPALPNGAGRPAADALGVALREYWAGADSRDLESFAAGFLKVLDIDLQLPSPLPAAMREAVRNLTTERPWETGAPVEKLARAPFPKLVVTGGGTPGFEDVADALALALPAKRVLFPGSPHAVQRIGRPFNDELVAHLETAG
- a CDS encoding nuclear transport factor 2 family protein, whose translation is MSLSVADKLAIVELSNTHMRALDDHDVDAWVGAWLPDGEFVATYGTFTGHAAIRGFIDAHIAAGKEDGARHLMTNYVVDGDGDTATITCAVTKLQVEKPPYIIASGIYRDVVERTPEGWRFRTRRLDIDNGVFARAEAEAALNGKPA